The following proteins are encoded in a genomic region of Leptolyngbya ohadii IS1:
- a CDS encoding ArsJ-associated glyceraldehyde-3-phosphate dehydrogenase, whose amino-acid sequence MAIRVGINGFGRIGRLDLRAAWGWEDLEFVHINEVKGGTEAAAHLLKFDSVHGRWTPDVTAGDDRIYIDGKPITFSEHAKPGDVPWDDLGVDIVLECSGKFRTLETLDPYFKRGVRKVIVAAPVKEGALNVVMGVNDYLYDPAQHHLLTAASCTTNCLAPVVKVIHEGIGIKHGVVTTIHDNTNTQTLVDAPHKDLRRARASALSLIPTSTGSATAIGLIYPELNGKLNGLAVRVPLLNASLTDCVFEVARPTTVAEVNQLLKQASEQEPLKGILGYEERPLVSIDYLNDPRSSIVDALSTMVVDDTQVKIYAWYDNEWGYSNRMVELARKVALSLN is encoded by the coding sequence ATGGCAATCCGGGTAGGAATCAATGGATTTGGGCGGATTGGGCGATTAGACCTGAGAGCCGCCTGGGGATGGGAAGACCTGGAGTTTGTTCATATCAATGAGGTGAAGGGCGGAACCGAAGCAGCGGCTCACCTGTTGAAGTTTGACTCAGTGCATGGTCGCTGGACACCGGATGTTACGGCTGGTGACGATCGCATTTATATCGATGGTAAGCCCATTACCTTCTCCGAACATGCCAAGCCGGGAGATGTGCCCTGGGATGACCTGGGCGTTGACATTGTGCTGGAATGTTCTGGAAAATTCCGCACCCTTGAGACGCTTGATCCCTACTTCAAGCGAGGCGTTCGCAAGGTGATTGTGGCGGCTCCGGTAAAAGAGGGCGCGTTGAATGTAGTGATGGGAGTCAATGACTACCTGTACGACCCGGCTCAACACCATTTGCTAACCGCAGCTTCCTGTACGACGAACTGCCTTGCACCTGTCGTAAAAGTAATCCATGAAGGCATCGGCATCAAGCATGGCGTGGTTACGACAATTCACGACAACACCAATACGCAAACGCTGGTCGATGCACCCCACAAAGACCTGCGCCGGGCACGCGCTTCCGCCCTATCCCTGATTCCTACCAGTACCGGGTCTGCAACCGCGATCGGGCTAATCTATCCCGAACTGAACGGCAAACTGAATGGACTAGCAGTACGGGTTCCCCTGCTGAATGCCTCTCTCACTGATTGCGTGTTTGAAGTGGCTCGTCCGACAACGGTGGCAGAGGTGAATCAACTGCTGAAGCAGGCATCGGAGCAGGAGCCGCTCAAAGGCATTCTGGGCTATGAGGAGCGTCCCTTGGTGTCGATCGACTACCTGAATGATCCTCGTTCTTCGATCGTCGATGCGCTCTCCACGATGGTGGTAGATGATACCCAGGTCAAGATCTATGCCTGGTACGACAACGAGTGGGGCTATTCCAACCGCATGGTGGAACTGGCACGAAAAGTTGCGTTGAGTCTGAATTAA
- a CDS encoding ArsR/SmtB family transcription factor encodes MVKAVSSPSELVVAGFHALSEPLRVKIVELLRENELCVCDLCEALDVAQSKLSFHLKTLKDAELVRSRQEGRWIYYSLNLPQFVVLEQYLSEFRRYSPMLPARPCTDKD; translated from the coding sequence ATGGTTAAGGCAGTCTCTTCCCCTTCCGAACTTGTTGTCGCTGGCTTTCATGCGCTTTCAGAGCCGCTGCGCGTCAAAATTGTAGAGCTTCTGCGGGAGAATGAGCTTTGCGTCTGTGACCTGTGTGAGGCTCTCGACGTTGCTCAGTCAAAGCTGTCGTTTCACCTTAAGACCCTGAAGGATGCAGAGCTTGTACGATCGCGCCAGGAAGGACGCTGGATCTACTACAGCCTGAATCTGCCGCAGTTTGTTGTCTTGGAGCAATACCTTTCCGAGTTTCGCCGCTACAGCCCGATGCTACCTGCCCGTCCCTGCACCGATAAGGATTAA
- a CDS encoding PstS family phosphate ABC transporter substrate-binding protein → MKAWFGIPSLLAVSTLILSACSTAPRAGIQANTAETQATPRIQIDGSSTVYPLTDAIAKAFQQKQPDASVAVAFSGTTGGFRKFCAGETDINNASRPISTEEIAACREAGVRFVEIPVAFDALTVVVNPQNTWAQSLTVEELKKMWEPAADGKIKTWNQIRPDFPNRPLKLYGAGGQSGTYDYFAEVIAGDRNTRRDYNGSEDDNDTVKAVSSDPDALGYFGFAYFEENQDKLKAVAIDGGTGKGAIVPTREAVEQAQYQPLSRPLFIYINLQKSQEKPELGQFVTFYLDNVEQTAQAVGYIPLPNEAYEISKVHLYKGEVGTAYDGKPQPYLTINEVLQKEQTF, encoded by the coding sequence ATGAAAGCATGGTTTGGCATTCCCTCCCTACTGGCGGTTAGCACGCTGATATTGTCTGCTTGTAGCACGGCTCCTCGTGCTGGCATTCAGGCAAATACAGCCGAAACGCAAGCTACACCAAGGATACAAATCGACGGCTCCAGCACGGTTTACCCGCTCACGGATGCGATCGCCAAAGCCTTCCAACAAAAGCAGCCAGATGCTTCGGTTGCCGTTGCCTTTTCGGGTACTACGGGTGGATTTCGCAAGTTCTGTGCGGGAGAAACCGATATCAACAATGCTTCTCGCCCGATCTCGACTGAGGAAATTGCGGCTTGTCGGGAAGCAGGCGTTCGCTTTGTTGAAATTCCCGTTGCTTTTGACGCGCTGACTGTAGTGGTTAATCCTCAAAACACCTGGGCACAATCGCTCACAGTCGAAGAACTCAAGAAGATGTGGGAACCCGCAGCAGATGGGAAAATTAAGACCTGGAACCAGATTCGCCCGGACTTCCCCAATCGTCCCTTGAAGCTATACGGGGCAGGGGGACAATCTGGAACCTACGATTACTTTGCCGAAGTCATTGCAGGAGACAGAAATACCCGCCGCGACTACAACGGCAGCGAGGATGACAACGATACGGTGAAGGCAGTCAGCAGTGATCCGGATGCACTGGGTTACTTCGGGTTTGCTTATTTTGAGGAAAACCAGGACAAGCTTAAAGCCGTAGCGATCGATGGTGGTACAGGAAAAGGGGCAATCGTCCCAACTCGTGAAGCGGTTGAGCAGGCGCAGTATCAACCCCTGTCGCGTCCTTTGTTCATCTACATCAATCTCCAGAAGTCGCAGGAAAAGCCAGAACTGGGACAATTTGTCACGTTCTACCTGGACAACGTCGAGCAAACTGCACAGGCAGTTGGATATATTCCCCTGCCAAATGAAGCCTACGAAATTAGCAAAGTGCATCTGTACAAAGGGGAAGTGGGGACAGCCTATGACGGCAAACCACAACCTTACCTGACGATCAACGAGGTGCTGCAAAAGGAGCAGACGTTCTAA
- a CDS encoding DsbA family protein, with protein sequence MKRQQALRFLAGTTLIMLIWAGLPLSSWATEPVEMTPTEQAVLDIVARHPDVILNSLTAYRHQQLAAEAEAKAKVLEQVRQNLPVFVGDSPVRGNPAAPVMLIEFADFECPFCVQAYQPIAALLQRHPQVRFVFKHLPLVGLHDQALPAARAAWAAGKQGKFWEFYDDLFASGEPLADDRYLRVAQQLGLNLRRWERDRNSIAAQQAIDADMAQAGELGITGTPSFLVVTPSSVVPVTGADLVTIEQVIDSSLD encoded by the coding sequence ATGAAACGACAACAGGCATTGAGATTCCTTGCAGGGACAACGTTAATCATGCTGATCTGGGCAGGGCTTCCACTGTCAAGTTGGGCGACCGAACCTGTCGAAATGACTCCTACAGAGCAAGCTGTTCTGGATATTGTGGCGCGACATCCAGACGTTATTTTGAATTCACTGACTGCTTATCGTCACCAGCAGCTTGCTGCTGAAGCTGAGGCAAAGGCAAAAGTCCTTGAGCAAGTGCGTCAGAACCTTCCTGTCTTTGTGGGCGATTCTCCGGTGCGGGGCAATCCTGCGGCTCCGGTAATGCTGATTGAATTTGCCGACTTTGAATGCCCTTTTTGTGTTCAGGCATATCAGCCCATTGCAGCACTGCTTCAGCGTCATCCTCAGGTCAGGTTTGTCTTCAAGCATTTGCCCCTGGTCGGTCTGCATGACCAGGCATTGCCTGCCGCTCGCGCTGCCTGGGCAGCCGGAAAGCAGGGAAAATTCTGGGAGTTTTATGACGATCTTTTTGCTTCAGGTGAACCCTTAGCGGATGATCGCTATCTAAGGGTAGCGCAGCAGCTTGGGCTGAACTTGCGCCGATGGGAGCGCGACCGAAATTCGATCGCAGCGCAGCAAGCGATTGATGCAGATATGGCTCAGGCAGGTGAACTGGGAATTACTGGAACGCCGTCTTTTCTTGTCGTCACACCATCAAGCGTCGTTCCGGTTACAGGCGCTGACCTCGTCACGATCGAGCAGGTGATTGATAGTTCCCTGGATTAG
- a CDS encoding ATP-binding protein, with protein sequence MLNGWKQLVQNGDVVTAVQCAVCDRSYLLRQFAQFAAELTLPLFFWNPAYSEIQQVQRSDGKGLSPAHAVNGAVLPFVVHLNQPGIFLIEGIIGDLEDNPTRSFEIRNAYYDLQQQSQGNQFVVLVDDYFDIPLSLHPLMSVLEIPLPTRSEVAQQIKASLAAIPRIEHDPNQQRSLVQACAGLPRGEIDLVLNRGVAVSPTIESLTDYVMQYKTKKLQGRGITLLPEPDVQYAGGLDLLYETLEKIRLLLQPEAEQRNLRPPRAVLLWGIPGTGKSLVAKLAAKHIGATLVACDWNKLIGSTIRESMSNLDYLLNFVGRIGTAILFFDEFEKAFLGWNSNAEGGVSGKLAGRLLSWMQDHTEPVIMFATINRLEMLPPEMVRRFDYTHFFGMPHDGAMYQIFNLHLQKYFRYSFTETEWRTLLREYRGCSPDEIGKAVKRVADKIYFDQMNSGGIDSELPIAQLRDLIVERQQFVPATAQRDISNQIAAILNKADYAKPVSSADNSIFARPPQQLMGIDESAVRTATTPIFVPVPRHPAVEDV encoded by the coding sequence ATGCTGAATGGATGGAAGCAGCTTGTCCAGAACGGGGATGTCGTCACTGCTGTTCAATGCGCGGTCTGCGATCGCTCTTACCTGCTACGTCAATTTGCTCAGTTTGCCGCAGAGCTAACTCTGCCTCTGTTTTTCTGGAATCCTGCATATTCTGAGATTCAGCAGGTGCAACGGAGCGACGGCAAAGGGCTATCTCCTGCTCATGCGGTTAATGGGGCGGTTCTCCCTTTTGTGGTGCATCTCAATCAACCGGGTATTTTCCTGATTGAGGGAATTATTGGAGATCTTGAAGACAACCCGACCCGGAGCTTTGAAATTCGCAATGCCTACTACGATTTGCAGCAGCAGAGCCAGGGCAATCAGTTCGTCGTGCTGGTGGATGACTATTTCGACATCCCTCTGAGCCTTCATCCACTGATGTCAGTGCTGGAGATTCCGCTGCCGACCCGCAGTGAAGTGGCTCAACAAATCAAAGCTTCACTCGCAGCGATTCCTCGCATTGAGCATGACCCCAACCAGCAGAGATCGTTAGTACAAGCCTGTGCCGGACTGCCGCGAGGAGAAATTGATCTGGTACTGAATCGGGGGGTTGCCGTTTCTCCCACGATTGAAAGTCTGACCGACTATGTGATGCAGTACAAAACCAAAAAGCTTCAGGGGCGCGGCATCACGCTTCTGCCGGAGCCGGATGTCCAGTACGCGGGGGGACTGGATTTGCTCTATGAAACCTTAGAAAAGATTCGCCTCCTGCTGCAACCTGAAGCAGAGCAGCGCAACCTCAGACCCCCTCGCGCTGTTTTGCTCTGGGGCATTCCCGGTACAGGAAAATCTCTGGTTGCCAAGCTTGCCGCCAAACACATCGGAGCGACACTGGTTGCCTGTGATTGGAATAAGTTGATTGGCTCAACCATTCGTGAATCAATGTCCAACCTGGACTATCTGCTCAACTTTGTGGGACGGATCGGCACAGCCATTCTATTTTTTGATGAGTTTGAAAAAGCCTTTCTGGGATGGAACTCTAACGCCGAAGGCGGAGTATCGGGTAAGCTTGCAGGTCGATTGCTTTCATGGATGCAGGATCACACTGAACCCGTCATCATGTTTGCCACTATCAACCGCCTGGAGATGTTGCCTCCAGAAATGGTGCGCCGATTTGACTACACACATTTCTTTGGGATGCCGCACGATGGCGCGATGTACCAGATTTTCAATCTACACTTGCAGAAGTATTTCCGCTATAGCTTCACAGAAACCGAGTGGCGGACGCTCTTGCGTGAGTATCGCGGCTGTAGCCCGGATGAGATTGGTAAAGCCGTGAAGCGGGTTGCCGACAAGATCTACTTTGACCAGATGAACTCAGGCGGCATTGATAGCGAACTGCCGATCGCACAACTGCGAGATTTAATCGTTGAGCGCCAGCAGTTTGTGCCGGCAACCGCTCAACGGGACATCAGCAATCAGATTGCCGCAATTTTGAACAAAGCGGACTATGCCAAGCCCGTTTCCAGCGCCGACAATTCGATCTTTGCCCGTCCGCCACAACAATTGATGGGCATTGATGAAAGTGCAGTACGAACAGCGACGACTCCAATCTTTGTCCCCGTGCCTCGCCATCCGGCTGTAGAGGATGTTTGA
- a CDS encoding DUF6753 family protein, protein MTENKLLEKLLDGQDDATRLKVMSVVHESGLRESDPLFLLMVANSTVQVLLNQAPNDLRQTFNDCFEKLRLEYGGYEKAALAGMKQDIAKTVDQLVTASIAKGNEAKNVVTYKSLMGAGFITLTVLLVGALSGFGASRWLVQMDGRGLTADEVVALKWGQSKEGRYAQQIFDWNPDLMNGQCEARVRELGAMRVGDRRVTSGYCFLWTQPPSKRKFQE, encoded by the coding sequence ATGACAGAAAACAAGCTGCTTGAAAAATTGTTAGACGGACAGGACGATGCCACTCGTTTAAAGGTGATGAGCGTCGTGCATGAGTCAGGATTGCGGGAGAGCGACCCACTATTTCTGCTGATGGTTGCTAACTCTACCGTTCAGGTTTTGCTCAACCAGGCTCCCAACGACCTGCGACAGACGTTCAACGACTGTTTTGAAAAGCTGCGGCTAGAGTACGGCGGCTACGAGAAGGCGGCTCTGGCAGGCATGAAACAGGATATTGCCAAGACAGTAGACCAGTTGGTAACTGCCTCGATCGCCAAAGGCAACGAAGCCAAAAACGTAGTGACCTATAAATCCCTGATGGGGGCTGGGTTCATCACGCTCACAGTATTGCTCGTCGGTGCGCTCTCTGGCTTTGGTGCATCACGCTGGCTGGTGCAGATGGATGGACGGGGACTGACGGCTGATGAAGTGGTTGCGCTGAAGTGGGGACAAAGCAAGGAAGGTCGCTATGCCCAGCAGATTTTCGACTGGAACCCGGATTTGATGAATGGTCAGTGTGAGGCGCGAGTCCGCGAGTTGGGTGCAATGCGGGTAGGCGATCGCAGAGTGACGAGCGGCTACTGCTTTTTGTGGACCCAACCCCCTAGCAAACGCAAATTTCAGGAGTAG
- a CDS encoding ParM/StbA family protein — protein MQSAKLQIGFDPGASLSKVVYSVNSTPPKILMMEPDVLNLPARSVSHLNLTAQPEDQAWVRLDQNAERIHVCGFLAREFSAVERIGMLKYEYAFYKFLAAVGAISLRERLDRVSVDAALLLPYGEINSREWLREKISKSLKKYYFQNTVIRGHLMSYHCASEGTGMMCHLIRQHGMEWISQNRVSILIFGYRNISCLTLNRGVIETYHSATTDLGFVKLIDKVIARTPGQNRYALVEAVYAIGSDLRTDHCELQFLIRSTQPENIHAEAKLLVDAIEIARYEYWQLVQDWLNAVVPDDLNHLIISGGTSIYLKPFLEKHFEWATPEWLASHSGELSQSDPCLKFRFGDVMTLFESRFQLEEVA, from the coding sequence ATGCAGTCAGCTAAGTTGCAAATTGGGTTTGATCCTGGTGCTTCGCTGTCTAAAGTCGTGTACTCGGTTAACAGCACGCCACCCAAAATCCTGATGATGGAGCCGGATGTTCTCAACTTGCCCGCTCGCTCGGTCAGTCATCTCAACCTGACGGCACAGCCCGAAGACCAAGCATGGGTCAGGCTCGATCAGAACGCAGAGCGGATTCATGTGTGTGGATTTCTTGCCAGAGAATTTTCAGCGGTTGAACGTATTGGAATGCTCAAATATGAGTACGCCTTCTATAAGTTCCTAGCGGCTGTTGGGGCTATCTCCCTGCGAGAACGGCTCGATCGAGTCTCAGTAGACGCTGCTCTGCTACTTCCCTACGGTGAAATCAATAGCCGAGAATGGCTAAGAGAAAAAATTTCCAAAAGTCTTAAGAAGTATTATTTCCAGAACACAGTGATTCGGGGACACCTCATGTCCTATCACTGCGCCTCTGAAGGTACAGGCATGATGTGTCACTTGATCCGCCAGCATGGAATGGAGTGGATCAGTCAGAACCGCGTTAGCATACTAATTTTTGGCTATCGGAATATTAGCTGCTTGACGTTGAACCGGGGGGTTATCGAAACGTATCATAGTGCCACAACTGATCTAGGCTTTGTTAAGCTAATCGATAAGGTTATTGCTCGCACACCGGGACAAAATCGGTACGCACTGGTTGAAGCGGTGTATGCGATTGGCTCAGATCTACGAACTGACCATTGTGAATTGCAGTTTCTCATTCGATCGACCCAGCCTGAGAATATCCATGCAGAAGCAAAGCTCCTGGTGGATGCGATTGAAATTGCTCGATACGAGTATTGGCAGTTAGTTCAGGACTGGCTCAATGCAGTTGTTCCCGATGATTTGAATCATTTGATTATCAGTGGTGGCACAAGCATCTATCTCAAACCTTTCCTCGAAAAGCACTTTGAATGGGCAACTCCCGAATGGCTTGCCAGCCACTCTGGGGAATTAAGCCAGTCTGATCCCTGCTTAAAGTTCCGATTCGGAGATGTGATGACCCTGTTCGAGTCCCGATTTCAACTTGAAGAAGTAGCATGA